Proteins encoded by one window of Astatotilapia calliptera chromosome 13, fAstCal1.2, whole genome shotgun sequence:
- the LOC113035074 gene encoding alpha-2A adrenergic receptor-like has product MGCFIFNSGNVTLPGRNPYTVQTSVPLTILVWCGIYLALDVLFCTSSIVHLCAISLDRYWSVTQAIEYNLRRTPLRIKGKVCLVWILAALISFPPLITAKKDKTDSLECDINGEKWYIIFSSCASFFVPCVIMITVYVRIYQIAKKRTRAPPGERQRHNGNSEDPKFGLDTLERKDREQREVRGEDGKEANELDVEEEPSSSDGNETILCSLTKKKAMKTAKVTQVNPGESASKPQPESRERGRRWKGRQYRERRFTFVLAVVMGVFVLCWFPFFFTYTLTAVCDKCCVPETLFKMFFWLGYCNSSLNPVIYTVFNNDFRKSFKKILCKRDRRV; this is encoded by the exons ATGGGTTGTTTTATCTTCAACAGTGGAAATGTGACTTTGCCTGGGAGGAACCCTTATACTGTGCAGACCTCTGTGCCTCTAACAATCCTG GTATGGTGTGGAATCTACCTGGCTTTGGATGTTCTTTTCTGCACATCATCCATTGTTCATCTGTGTGCAATAAGCCTGGACAGATACTGGTCTGTCACACAAGCCATTGAGTATAACCTGAGAAGGACACCACTCAGGATTAAAGGCAAAGTCTGCTTAGTTTGGATACTGGCAGCTCTCATTTCATTTCCTCCGCTTATCACAGcgaaaaaggacaaaacagaCAGTCTTGAATGTGACATTAATGGTGAGAAATGGTACATCATATTCTCCAGTTGTGCCTCCTTCTTTGTACCCTGTGTCATTATGATTACGGTGTATGTTAGAATCTACCAGATTGCCAAGAAAAGAACAAGAGCCCCACCTGGAGAAAGGCAAAGACACAATGGGAACTCAGAAGACCCAAAGTTCGGTttggacacgctggagagaaaagacagagaacAGAGGGAGGTGAGAGGAGAAGACGGTAAAGAGGCTAATGAGCTTGATGTGGAGGAAGAACCCTCCTCTTCCGATGGGAATGAAACAATCCTATGTTCACTTACAAAGAAGAAGGCtatgaaaacagcaaaagtgACTCAGGTGAATCCCGGAGAAAGCGCTTCAAAACCACAGCCGGAGTCCCgcgagagagggagaaggtGGAAAGGAAGGCAGTACAGAGAGAGGCGCTTTACATTTGTTCTGGCTGTAGTCATGGGAGTGTTTGTTCTCTGCTGGTTCCCCTTTTTTTTCACGTACACGCTCACCGCTGTGTGTGACAAGTGCTGTGTGCCAGAGACCCTGTTCAAAATGTTCTTCTGGTTAGGTTACTGCAATAGCTCACTAAACCCCGTCATATACACTGTATTCAATAATGACTTCAGGAAATCTTTTAAAAAGATCCTTTGTAAAAGGGACAGAAGAgtgtaa